The sequence acCTGTGATGTAATTCAAGAATTTGCTGAAGACAATGTTAAATACATTGAGTTGAGGAGTactccaagggagataactgctACAGGCTTAACTCGGGATTTATATGTAGAGGCGGTATTAAAGGCAATAAAGGACATGTCTCACCTGGATATTATTGTTCGTTTTCTTTTATCAATTGATCGACGACTCGGGGTAGATATTGCTCGTACTACAATGGAGTTGGCAGATCGGTATAAAGACATCAGTAAGGGAGTAGTAGTGGGGCTGGATTTCAGTGGTGACCCAAAGGTAATGAATAAATGTACACTATATTAAATGCCTATAtgttaataattcaattttgcttgttacgagcattttcattggcttaaaaatttactttatcagcccataaaggaaaaaatggcatCGCCatttataacgttgcttctgattggctaagatgacggcgtaatgatttcataaacaaaagagtcccaaaatgaattttgaatattgaagagattatctttttagtaaattgaataataaggattaatttgaatatattttttatgttatggagatataacacaaaaatctgagtgtactctcatcataaaccgcttcgcggtttatttagagtacactaagatttttgtgttatatctccataacataaaaaatctattcaagttaatccatAAATAATACTAATAAgctaatatatcaataatgttaaataacaatatacactgtacatacatgcacttaactgtaaacaaacttaattTTCATGTGCGATAAAATTTCACGTGTTTTGCCCGAAATTAAAATTTGCAGAACCTAATTGCTGTGAACATTTTTTAGCACAGATAATTTAAAAGTAGAATCATCTTACtcttaattgtaaaattgaatcGCTAGAAAGGCTGTTTAGTGGCCGCGGAATTAAGTTGGTAGACAGTACACctcaaatattatatttgtattacagTTACTGCAATAGAATATGAaaaattacaacaacaaaaaataacattactgtCCAagtttaaagatgttccactgccgacagagaataaacatttgaacaataaatggtatttaatcatgtatatacatgtatatgtgtctaGTTAACaccaaaaatgatataaaatacttttgcttttggtacatgcgcaatcattacttcatattccatataggacatacaGAAAtgtagtgccacagattttatATGCCTTTATTTgaataatgaattattttttattttcatcttgaagtaaaattagatgctcaaacttttcaatggtggtaattaatggtataaagtaagtaacttttataactgaagaaaaataatattcattaataattaataattatttattgagaaaaaataatatttgtcagcggtggagcatcttcaacaGTATGTTAATGTTATATGCGCTTAGAAAAAGTGTTTTACTTGTAATTGtgattttgaaaatcatttgataattttatttaagaaGTGCCCAGAAATGGACTGGGTCGGTCATTGATGACCTGGTAGCCCAGTCGGTACAGCGTTGGAATCCTTGTCTGGCTGCTGCTATTTCACCTCTTCTGTTACACATACATAGTTTCAATATGATTGTTGATTATGTGTTGAacaggtatatgtatatatcatcagAGGTTAACATGTCAGAAATATTTATGATTAATGAGTAAATCTCCCTTGTAGTTAGGTACACAGTTCATTTCTGTCTGTGCACATTAATCTCAAGGTTATCTTTGATGTTTGACAGCTACTTTTAAGTACCCACCAGACAAACAATAGGACCCTTTGTTTTACAAAGTATATATCCAACATCAGGATAACACAATTAGATAGTGTTTACTGAAGGTACATTTAGTGCATGTATCTGTTATGTGCAGTAACTAATGTTCTATTATATACATTCTGTTATTATGAAATACTTTTCCAAAGATGTACAAAGTGTAGTTTATTGTTACATGTGCTATAGCTAGTTGTAAAGTGTATGGGGAGGCCTGATTATCTACCACTATTACTGTATTATACGCTCTACCTCAGGGTTACAAGTTTCAAACAAACACCTTATAATTGCCATGTATTGATCTATTCATAGGTCcatgtttgttttctttggGTTTGATGGCTTTCTCTAAACTCTAAAGTCTTTTAATAACcttgataaaataaacaaagcaAAGCCAAACAgatgacattaaaatgaatgGAATTACAGTGAAACCTGGCTTAAAGTTAGCTAGCACATCTAATTAATGATCACCTGCCTAAGAAGACCACTTAGGGTCCTAAATGGTCATTTATAACAGAATTTGACCTgtgtgtaaagaccacctgaaTATAGAGACGTGCACATTTCCCTTGTACTTTGGGTGATTTTTATAGACTTCTTTCTGATATTTACACTTCTAATTATCTTATTGTAATTTGACAGGTAGGAGATGCTAGGGACTATCTGCCCGTGTTCACTGAGGCCCACAACAGAGGACTAAAGCTTTCTTTACACTTGGCTGAGGTATAATGCTCATTCTGTAATGTGATTATCAAATATTATGTGATGTGGATGGGGTGATTGGGTGATTGGGACATTTCAACCTTTTTTCACAAATTGATATACATGCACATGGTATTCATACACAATTTATATGGTGTAAGATcatctttgaaaaatatttggtAACAAGGgtaagaaaaaataaagacaataaaATAAAGATCAATGTGCAAAAAAAGTCATGGGAAATCAGcttttttattaggtcatctgagacaaagtgacctattctaatcaccttttgtccaTTGTCATGCGTcatatgtccgtaaacaatttacattttcgacttcttctccaaaattgcttaagcaatttcaatgaaattttgcacaaaccttctaaggcataaggccaatccaATTGTGACTTATATTTATATGGTCTTCATCCCCCAAGGGGCTGTGAGAGGgcccaaaaggggtaaaattgactaaaatttcaaaaatcttcttctccactcacagatgtggtgggatcaaatactcttcatatatagaaaggtcttaaggtccttttacaaaaattgtgaattatataacccTGGGGTCTCTCATTTCcacctggggagggggttaagtttatgGATATaattactgtagtttatatagggaaaacacatttttgagcaatatttggtcatttgtaataaggAATGAGTCagatattgtcagaattatcagtatgagatggccattgaatcctattaacaaaatTTCCATGACTGACCTCAGGGGCCCTaagggcagggtcaaaagggtcaaataggcttaaaattcaaaaatcttctaatgaaattctggaaatataAGTAGAATCAtaaactcttcatagatggaaaggtcttaaggtcttttacaaaaaattgtgaattatatgaccctggggtctcatgtttcccttggggagggggtcaaatttactatagtttatattgtgaaaacatattttgagcattttttgctcaattttcataggaaatgagtcaaacttgataatatttattagccagagatagcattttaatatcatatccatattggtcctggctgactcCCTTTAGGCAGTAGGATTgagccaaaaggggcaaataggctaaaacttcaaaaattttcttcttaaattctggaaatggtataatcaaatactctctatatatagaaaggtcttaaggtgttttatgaaaattgttaattattaattatatgaccctggggtctcatgtttccccctggggaggggtcaagtttacatcagtttatatatgaaaaatacatttatgaacattatttgctcaattttcataggaaaataGGCAAACAAGGTCAAATTAACAAgtcataaaatttcaaaaaatcttttgagttcacaggtttgatggaagcaaatactcatcatagattaaaatgtcaaatttataaaatcactgaccgacttcaagggccagtataagtgttatatgtctctGTTTCATTCTAAACAAACttaggtgactgttaaggcccatggactCTTGTTTAAAAAGTATTATATAATCATCAGAATTCATCACTTTCAATTGATATTCTTATCGTTATGTAATACACCAAAGCATGTaagtgttttaaaaaaaaattctggttTAATCATCATTAGCTTAATCCACACAATATTCCTTGATGTAGCATAAGCATTAAATTGGATGTTCTGTTCAGAAATGCTTATTTAGACCAAACTGTTTAATACAGAGTTATCAAATTAAGGTTATTACTGGTAATGGGAGGTATATATTCCTTTTTTCCACTCAAGGTAGCTGCCCCAGAGGAAACAGAAGATTTGTTAAGAGAACTAGGGTCAAGGATTGGTAGAATTGGACATGGGACATGTTTACAGCCACAGTGTGGTGGTAATCAAAAGTTAGTGGACTTGGTAGTACAGCACAATATCCCATTAGGTCAGTACTATAACATGACATCTCATTAAGTCACAATACAGCATCATAGTATTCTCAACAAGGTCTTTAAAAGTAACAGGAATAGTCTGTATGAAGTATACTCTAATTATTTGTAACTTTACAAAGGATCAAAACACATGCTCTATCTTTGAGTAACTTTTTTGCAGAATTGTGTCTGACCTCCAATGTGAAAGGTCAAACTGTTCCTAACTACGACGAGCATCAGTTCCAGTTCTGGTACAATAGGAAGCATCCCTGTATAATTGGGGTAAGtcagttgttatatatatatattatgtgatCTTTTGTGAAATGTATactttaattgtattttttaattgtatttacatgttgtacattgtataaatgttgttgtacattgtataaatgttgttgtacattgtattagtcCAGTTGTGCATTGTATAAGTACATTGAGTTAGTGGTGTTGTATAGGTATTGGTgtttgtgtacattgtataagtgttaaacattgtatttgtgttgttgtatattgtgttagtgttgtacattgtattagtattgttatacattgtaattgtgttgttgtacattgtattagtattattgtgtattttgttaGTGTTTTACATTGTGTTAGTGTTAGTACATTGTGTTAGTGTTGTACATTTTATTAGTATTGAACATTGTATTTGcgttgtacattgtattagtgTTGTAATTGTGTTAGtgttgttgtacattgtatcagtgttattgtacattgtataagtgTTTTGTACACTGCATTAgttttgtacattgtattaatgctcttgtacattgtattgaaCTAAGTGTTCCTGTATGTTGTGTTAATGTTGTTGTACATTGCCGTAGTGTTCAttgttttaatgttgtataTTGTTAGCTCACTTGGTCAGAAGGACCatggtgagcttatgccatactgTAGCGTCTGTCATCTAGCGCTGGCGTCCGTCAACTTCACAAAACTGACTtctttatgaaaattatttgtctgaatttgaccaaatttggctcATAGCATCTCTATGGGGTGGGCATTCAAAATTTTACAGATGGTTGGACTGCATGACCCCATGAGGGCTgatgggcggggccaaaagtggccaatttggctatttccgcATTTTGGAAACTAAACATGGGATAGCACTAATAATGccatggtagtatctttataggatggggattcataattgtataaatgatggggctgacccacTTGGCGCCTGAGGACTGGGGAAAAAgggggtcaattttgctatatccataaaaacgacttcttctctgaaataAAGCATGTGATAgtactcataatgcaatggtagcaaaATATAGGGTGTGGattcaaaacttaaaaaatgaTAGGACTGATCCGCCGGGGCCTGAAGGGCGGGGCAAAAAGGAGTCAATTTGGCTAtatccatataaacgacttcttctctgacactaagcatgggatagcactcataatgcaatggtagaatCCTGACAGGGCAGGGACTCaacattgtataaatgatggggggggggggggggctgaggggcgtTGCAAAAAGGGGGTCAACTTcgcatataaacgacttcttctctgacaCTAAGCATGGgttagcactcataatgcaatggtagcatccctATAGGGCTggaattcaaaattatacaaatgatggggctgacccccggggacgTAGGCATGGGTCCAAAAGACTTCTGTTTCCatgtaaacgacttctctgaaactatgtattgaaTATCACTCATAGTCATATGGTATCTAGCATCATAGCTTTGTGTAATGCTTATTGAGCTTCAGAAAGAATAGCAATTCCGTCTTTGTGCTGAGTCAGCATTGGAATGCACATGTGATTTTTATCTGCACAGCGATTTAGATAACCAAGTTACAATGTCTAGCAGCGATCGATCTGAATCAAGACACAACTGAATTACACTGATGTTGTTGACTAAATGCTAATTCCATGAGAACTGTCATCATGTTTACATCTATTGACATTGTGTTTAGATTTAGTATCATCTATAGAGTATTCTATCTTAAAGTATGAGCTAGTCTAACAGTTATAATTGACATTGATGGTTGTCATCTAAACTGCAGTCACAATCAAGTGATGGCTACCCACGCATCGTGATTATAATTCATcatactgtaacaggagagaaggaAATGTAACGCCAGCCCAGGGTTCAAACTAGGAACCTCCAGACACTAGCGGGATGATCTACCTATTACCAAATGATTAAACCtgtcaaatttatttatttgacatAATTTATGCATGTGACCTACAATGTAGCTAATGTAAACCTAGAATGTTATCATCTTAAGGTCATGTCAAAATCCTTATGCAGTGCTAAACATCAATACCTAATTACcaaattgttaaaaattatagtttacagtaaaaatataaagtttttattgCTTCGAATGAACAAACCTTAacaaggtcactgtgacctattattttttttaaatttttcatcagttttctgaactgaacttcacaTACCCAAAATTTACATGCACAAACTGCAAAAAATAGTCaattctaatatttaattaattaggatTTAAACAATGAGAATATGGATTTTTATCTTTTGATTCGAGAATATGGATTTTTAtcttttgacctttgacctctgaaattaccatgagcccagaaaagatattttgatttaaaagcATACAACATTCAATATGCAGTCGACCCTAATGCTTCTTCATGAGAGAAATATTAATTAccactgagtggccgtaaaacggcccaaagtgatacccgtCTTTCGTTGAAATGCCAAGGTTTCAAATAAAGAGTAGCGGGAGATGGCACTGGTTTCCCATTGACTTTCAGGTCTAGTTACATTTATTCGTGTCTCTTGTACATCATAAAAAGagttaaataaaaatacaaataaatgataACTTGTAATAATGAAacagtaatgttttttttttttacgtagATCGAAATTATTTTGGTTTCTgttgaaaaaataaagaaaacaccAACAGTGGGTTTGAGTAGAACCATTAGGTTTTATCGCCTCAATGTGCTAGCTAGACTAATACGATTAGAGATAATAAGTGCTTGTTTAACCATTTTTATGACTTTAAAAGAGGAACATAgcacaattttattttattggcTGTGTAGTTATAATCAAGCTTCTCTCCTTTAAACGCTTTAGATCAATGCCAGGAATATTCCTTTACTTTCTTTTACCGTGGCACCAGATGTCTTTCATCTCCTTGGTTCTTGAATACTCGACATTTTATTGGTATACTTAATGAGTATTTTCCGAGATTGTTGTGGTTGTTACCAGTCTCAGTGTATTTCCGGTTCATACTGTGCTATAAAACACCTCGATAATGGGGAATGGACATTCTCATAGCACATATGTTACGCTGCAAATGCCTCATTCGTTGGCAGTATCATCAGTTTTGTTAGGCACTTCTCAAAATTGAATTTGATGGGAGCTAGCATAGATTTATTAACATGAATGACATGATTTATGATGGCAATCGATACGGGTTTCGTCAGATCGCTCTGATTCCGGATAATCTTTGACCATCCGTTGACTTGTCGATTATTACTGCTGTAGTTGGTGCAAGCTGTTCCATATAGTCACAGTTGCAACTCTAATATTAccaatatttcagtatttgtaATACTTATATGAACGTCCTATGTATTCGATTCTA is a genomic window of Argopecten irradians isolate NY chromosome 10, Ai_NY, whole genome shotgun sequence containing:
- the LOC138333549 gene encoding adenosine deaminase-like protein, producing the protein MQKKCFKNCSKEISSVHVSEANAPLRELFCVEKQNSPITFDLNNVKPVSQRWKMDSKDFYHHLPKVELHAHINGSISEETINKLLKRKGREEEISSVKFGKQQTEPLEDSFKRLKLMQTLSNCAEDIYMITCDVIQEFAEDNVKYIELRSTPREITATGLTRDLYVEAVLKAIKDMSHLDIIVRFLLSIDRRLGVDIARTTMELADRYKDISKGVVVGLDFSGDPKVGDARDYLPVFTEAHNRGLKLSLHLAEVAAPEETEDLLRELGSRIGRIGHGTCLQPQCGGNQKLVDLVVQHNIPLELCLTSNVKGQTVPNYDEHQFQFWYNRKHPCIIGTDDKGMFDTTLAEEYGIAAQTFGLDRKSVWQLSLSSIDAIFADDDVKQTLRNKWHELKPSLNIT